The Aeromicrobium sp. Leaf245 genome includes a region encoding these proteins:
- a CDS encoding NAD(P)/FAD-dependent oxidoreductase, whose amino-acid sequence MTSVGIIGSGFGGIAVAAELLSHGHHDVRLWERGDDIGGVWRDNTYPGAGCDVPSPLYSYSFAVNTQWSKRYALQPEIREYLHRVADEYGITPRVQLGREVVSAHWQQDEQAWDVGFADGVVERVDVLVSAVGQLSEPRLPALPGLEDFAGDWFHSARWDHDVDLAGKRVAAVGVGASAIQYVPHVAEDAAHLTLFQRSANYILPKPDGPLPRWWRPGIRLERPLWWTFGEQFSRGLDEGSLVGKVEQKAALAHLRRQVQDARLRELLTPDYPIGCKRILFSNNFYPTLERDHVDVVADRIVRVLPQGVETADGTVHEVDVIIYGTGFDSQDFLSSIDVRGAGGEPLAERWTDGAHAHLGMYVPGFPNLFVSYGPNTNLGGGSIIYMLEAQARHMRQVLDRMEAGGYEAVDVRPEVEAEYDQQVQERLESSVWGSCDSWYRHPSGRITSNWPGSTYPYHRRVRTVEPEDFAWT is encoded by the coding sequence ATGACATCCGTCGGCATCATCGGCTCCGGCTTCGGCGGCATCGCGGTGGCAGCGGAGCTGCTCTCGCACGGCCACCACGACGTCCGCCTCTGGGAGCGTGGCGACGACATCGGAGGGGTGTGGCGCGACAACACCTACCCCGGTGCCGGGTGCGACGTCCCGTCACCCCTGTACTCCTACTCGTTCGCCGTCAACACGCAGTGGTCGAAGCGGTACGCGCTGCAGCCGGAGATCCGGGAGTACCTGCACCGGGTCGCCGACGAGTACGGCATCACGCCCCGCGTCCAGCTGGGCCGCGAGGTGGTCTCGGCCCACTGGCAGCAGGACGAGCAGGCCTGGGACGTCGGCTTCGCCGACGGGGTCGTCGAGCGGGTCGACGTGCTCGTGAGCGCCGTCGGCCAGCTCTCGGAGCCGCGCCTGCCGGCCCTGCCGGGCCTCGAGGACTTCGCCGGCGACTGGTTCCACTCGGCTCGCTGGGACCACGACGTCGACCTGGCGGGCAAGCGCGTCGCTGCCGTGGGCGTGGGCGCGAGCGCGATCCAGTACGTGCCCCACGTCGCCGAGGACGCCGCCCACCTCACGCTCTTCCAGCGCTCGGCGAACTACATCCTGCCCAAGCCCGACGGCCCGCTCCCCCGCTGGTGGCGACCGGGCATCCGCCTGGAGCGCCCGCTCTGGTGGACGTTCGGCGAGCAGTTCTCACGCGGCCTCGACGAGGGCAGCCTGGTCGGCAAGGTCGAGCAGAAGGCAGCACTCGCGCACCTGCGCCGCCAGGTGCAGGACGCCCGCCTGCGCGAGCTGCTGACGCCCGACTACCCGATCGGGTGCAAGCGGATCCTGTTCTCCAACAACTTCTACCCGACCCTCGAGCGAGACCACGTCGACGTCGTGGCCGATCGCATCGTGCGGGTCCTCCCCCAGGGCGTCGAGACCGCCGACGGCACCGTGCACGAGGTCGACGTGATCATCTACGGCACGGGATTCGACTCGCAGGACTTCCTGAGCTCGATCGACGTGCGCGGCGCCGGGGGCGAGCCTCTGGCCGAGCGCTGGACCGACGGGGCCCACGCCCACCTCGGGATGTACGTGCCGGGGTTCCCCAACCTGTTCGTCTCCTACGGGCCCAACACCAACCTCGGTGGCGGCTCGATCATCTACATGCTCGAGGCGCAGGCCCGACACATGCGCCAGGTGCTCGACCGCATGGAGGCCGGTGGCTACGAGGCGGTCGACGTGCGCCCCGAGGTCGAGGCCGAGTACGACCAGCAGGTCCAGGAACGGCTCGAGTCCTCCGTGTGGGGCAGCTGCGACAGCTGGTACCGCCATCCGTCGGGCCGGATCACGTCGAACTGGCCGGGGTCGACCTACCCGTACCACCGGCGCGTGCGGACCGTGGAGCCGGAGGACTTCGCATGGACGTGA
- a CDS encoding GMC oxidoreductase: protein MKHYDVVVVGSGFGGSVSALRLTEKGYSVAVMEAGRRFADDELPETSWRLRRYLWAPWARCFGIMRITPLKDVLIASGAGVGGGSLVYANTLYQPLDGFYDDPQWAHVTDWRDELAPHYDQAKRMLGVATYPGHTLPDRLMAEVAQELGVGDTVHAADVGVLFGDRPGEDVGDPYFGGAGPSRRTCTECGACMTGCRRNAKNTLVKNYLYLAESAGAEVHPLTTVTDVRPRTGGGYEVRTRRTGNRLRRRRFSADHVVFAGNALNTQDLLHRLRRRSLPHLSDRVGELSRTNSEAVLSARASAKDADVTPGIAITSSFHPDAVTHVEPVRYGRGSGALSLMNMALADHRGGGSQLRKVLRGYRGLGLRRSLRLHDPRRWAEQSIVVLVMQSLDNSVTTFLKRGPFGLRMTSRQGKGEPNPSRIPVADHVARELADKLDGVPGGSFGELVGIPLTAHFIGGCAIGTSPEEGVIDPYQRLYGHDGLHVADGSAISANLGVNPSLTITAQAERAMSFWPNKGEPDPRPALGEPYERIDAVAPRSPVVPDDAPGALVLPMPTVRPGARAQVEA from the coding sequence ATGAAGCACTACGACGTCGTGGTGGTGGGTTCGGGGTTCGGCGGCAGCGTCAGCGCCCTGCGACTCACCGAGAAGGGGTACTCGGTCGCCGTCATGGAGGCCGGTCGACGGTTCGCCGACGACGAGCTGCCCGAGACCTCCTGGCGCCTGAGGCGCTACCTCTGGGCGCCGTGGGCCCGGTGCTTCGGCATCATGCGCATCACGCCCCTGAAGGACGTCCTGATCGCCAGCGGTGCCGGCGTCGGCGGCGGTTCCCTGGTGTACGCCAACACGCTGTACCAGCCGCTCGACGGCTTCTACGACGACCCGCAGTGGGCGCACGTCACCGACTGGCGCGACGAGCTGGCCCCGCACTACGACCAGGCCAAGCGGATGCTCGGCGTGGCCACGTACCCCGGCCACACGCTGCCCGACCGGCTCATGGCCGAGGTGGCCCAGGAGCTCGGCGTCGGCGACACCGTGCACGCGGCCGACGTCGGCGTCCTCTTCGGCGACCGGCCCGGCGAGGACGTCGGCGATCCGTACTTCGGGGGCGCGGGACCGAGCCGCCGCACCTGCACCGAGTGCGGCGCCTGCATGACCGGGTGCCGCCGCAACGCCAAGAACACGCTCGTCAAGAACTACCTGTACCTCGCGGAGAGCGCCGGCGCCGAGGTCCACCCCCTGACGACCGTCACCGACGTGCGGCCGCGGACCGGTGGCGGGTACGAGGTGCGCACCCGGCGGACGGGCAACCGACTGCGCCGACGTCGCTTCAGCGCCGACCACGTGGTCTTCGCCGGCAACGCGCTCAACACCCAGGACCTGCTGCACCGCCTGCGTCGACGGTCGTTGCCGCACCTCTCCGACCGCGTCGGCGAGCTCAGCCGCACCAACTCCGAGGCCGTCCTCTCGGCCCGCGCGAGCGCCAAGGACGCCGACGTCACCCCGGGCATCGCGATCACCTCGTCGTTCCACCCCGACGCCGTGACCCACGTGGAGCCGGTGCGCTACGGCCGTGGCTCCGGGGCCCTCAGCCTGATGAACATGGCGCTGGCCGACCACCGAGGCGGGGGATCGCAGCTGCGCAAGGTGCTGCGCGGCTACCGCGGCCTCGGCCTGCGACGGTCGCTCCGCCTGCACGACCCGCGCCGCTGGGCCGAGCAGTCGATCGTCGTGCTGGTCATGCAGTCGCTCGACAACTCCGTCACCACGTTCCTGAAGCGCGGCCCGTTCGGGCTGCGCATGACCAGCCGTCAGGGCAAGGGCGAGCCCAACCCGTCGCGGATCCCCGTGGCCGACCACGTGGCGCGCGAGCTCGCCGACAAGCTCGACGGCGTGCCGGGCGGCTCCTTCGGCGAGCTGGTCGGCATCCCGCTCACCGCCCACTTCATCGGCGGGTGTGCGATCGGCACGTCGCCCGAGGAGGGGGTCATCGATCCCTACCAGCGGCTCTACGGCCACGACGGCCTCCACGTCGCCGACGGGTCCGCCATCAGTGCCAACCTCGGCGTCAACCCGTCGCTCACCATCACCGCCCAGGCCGAGCGCGCGATGTCGTTCTGGCCCAACAAGGGCGAGCCCGACCCGCGTCCAGCGCTGGGTGAGCCGTACGAGCGCATCGACGCGGTCGCGCCACGGTCCCCGGTCGTGCCCGACGACGCCCCGGGTGCCCTGGTGCTCCCGATGCCGACCGTCAGGCCGGGCGCCCGCGCGCAGGTCGAGGCCTGA
- a CDS encoding TetR/AcrR family transcriptional regulator, translating into MNALNRTRLEPDARRRQIVEAARSLYAERSYDDVSLAELARAAGVTRGLLHHYFGSKREIFLAVMRDSLLMPASELPDLLHLPLEERVRVTMDWILDAAQTYGQAWVAAAGAAELSGESDLQRIVDEADDRAARLVLDAVGLPDSPDLRARLRASAAYVKALCREWLQRGTLAREDVLALLTIHLVHVLEAS; encoded by the coding sequence GTGAACGCCCTCAACCGCACCCGGCTCGAGCCCGACGCCCGGCGACGCCAGATCGTCGAGGCCGCGCGATCGCTGTATGCCGAGCGATCCTACGACGACGTCTCGCTCGCCGAGCTCGCTCGCGCGGCGGGGGTCACCCGCGGGCTCCTGCACCACTACTTCGGCTCCAAGCGCGAGATCTTCCTCGCCGTCATGCGCGACTCGCTGCTCATGCCGGCCAGCGAGCTGCCCGACCTCCTGCACCTGCCGCTCGAGGAACGCGTGCGCGTGACGATGGACTGGATCCTCGACGCCGCCCAGACCTACGGCCAGGCCTGGGTGGCCGCGGCGGGCGCGGCCGAGCTCAGCGGCGAGTCCGACCTGCAGCGGATCGTGGACGAGGCCGACGACCGCGCGGCACGACTGGTGCTCGACGCCGTGGGTCTGCCCGACTCCCCCGACCTGCGCGCACGCCTCAGGGCCTCGGCCGCCTACGTGAAGGCACTGTGCCGCGAGTGGCTGCAGCGCGGGACCCTGGCCCGCGAGGACGTCCTCGCCCTGCTCACCATCCACCTCGTCCACGTCCTGGAGGCGTCATGA
- a CDS encoding DUF4333 domain-containing protein yields MKGLRKVAALVVVLLGVAALLFALRSCSSDDDAGSDPESTASAEPTAPPSLAPAKMSTTKIERTIKARLDQNAGRPTRIECPERVTQKIGTTFDCEVFFDDEPDTAAIATAAVEIDGPDGHYVWTSTPKSQGE; encoded by the coding sequence GTGAAGGGTTTGCGGAAGGTGGCTGCGCTCGTCGTCGTGCTCCTGGGCGTGGCAGCGCTGCTGTTCGCCCTGCGGTCCTGCAGCAGCGACGACGACGCCGGTTCCGATCCCGAGTCGACCGCGTCGGCCGAGCCGACCGCGCCCCCGTCGTTGGCGCCGGCCAAGATGTCGACGACCAAGATCGAGCGGACCATCAAGGCGCGTCTGGACCAGAACGCAGGGCGCCCCACCCGCATCGAGTGCCCGGAGCGGGTGACGCAGAAGATCGGCACCACCTTCGACTGCGAGGTGTTCTTCGACGACGAGCCGGACACGGCTGCGATCGCGACGGCCGCGGTCGAGATCGACGGCCCCGACGGCCACTACGTGTGGACGTCGACGCCGAAGTCGCAGGGGGAGTGA
- a CDS encoding acetoacetate decarboxylase family protein yields MDVTYPPEPWDLHGQALASVFLVPAADLPAPPPGTTIVTLRGRAVVTAAFFRYEEPSPLTYDEIMATVLVRRGLRFRVWIPWIWVDSEASRDGGRALWAIPKDLAEFRVEPGRRHEGLGLASATVERTRALPGRWPLGFRIAQARAGRSVVTPVRGRVSAQLVRASWTFDGVLGLLSGRRPVVSMRVPRFALLFGRRSS; encoded by the coding sequence ATGGACGTGACCTACCCCCCGGAGCCGTGGGACCTGCACGGCCAGGCCCTGGCGTCGGTGTTCCTCGTGCCGGCCGCCGACCTGCCCGCCCCGCCGCCGGGCACGACGATCGTCACCCTCCGCGGCCGGGCGGTCGTGACGGCGGCGTTCTTCCGGTACGAGGAGCCCAGCCCGCTCACCTACGACGAGATCATGGCGACGGTGCTGGTGCGCCGTGGGCTGAGGTTCCGCGTGTGGATCCCGTGGATCTGGGTCGACAGCGAGGCGTCCCGCGACGGTGGCCGGGCGCTGTGGGCCATCCCGAAGGACCTCGCCGAGTTCCGCGTGGAGCCGGGCCGGCGGCACGAGGGCCTCGGCCTGGCGTCAGCCACCGTCGAGCGCACCCGGGCGCTCCCCGGACGCTGGCCGCTCGGCTTCCGCATCGCCCAGGCCCGCGCCGGGCGGTCGGTCGTCACGCCGGTGCGCGGGCGGGTGAGCGCCCAGCTGGTGCGTGCCTCGTGGACCTTCGACGGCGTGCTCGGCCTGCTCTCCGGGCGCAGGCCCGTGGTCTCCATGCGCGTGCCGCGCTTCGCCCTGCTCTTCGGACGGCGCTCGTCCTGA
- a CDS encoding aminotransferase class IV: protein MRAWVDGRVLGSPEEPAISVLDHGLVVGDGVFETIAVDSGVPFALTRHLERLAGSAAGLGIGRPDLGLLREGVAATMDGQDLPFGRIRITVTSGRGPLGSPRGDHGLTHVVVTEPAERPPSVASIATVPWPRNERGALAGLKTTSYAENAKMVEAARAAGASEAVMPNTQGHLCEGTGSNIMYVLDGTLVTPTLASGCLAGITRALALEWLSAELDVVERDAPIEVLADADEVVLVGTTRDIQAISHVDGRAVGAAPGPITQRAQAIWAREAAKHSDP from the coding sequence ATGCGTGCCTGGGTGGACGGACGAGTCCTCGGATCACCGGAAGAACCGGCCATCAGCGTCCTCGACCACGGGCTCGTGGTCGGCGACGGAGTCTTCGAGACGATCGCCGTCGACAGCGGGGTGCCGTTCGCCCTCACGCGCCACCTCGAGCGGTTGGCCGGCTCGGCCGCGGGACTCGGCATCGGGCGCCCCGACCTCGGCCTCCTGCGGGAGGGTGTCGCCGCCACGATGGACGGGCAGGACCTGCCCTTCGGTCGGATCCGCATCACCGTGACCTCCGGCCGGGGCCCCCTCGGCTCGCCGCGCGGCGACCACGGGCTCACGCACGTGGTGGTCACCGAGCCGGCCGAGCGCCCGCCCTCGGTCGCGTCGATCGCCACCGTGCCGTGGCCCCGCAACGAGCGCGGCGCGCTGGCCGGGCTCAAGACCACGTCGTACGCCGAGAACGCGAAGATGGTCGAGGCCGCCCGGGCCGCGGGTGCGTCGGAGGCGGTCATGCCCAACACGCAGGGCCACCTCTGCGAGGGCACGGGATCGAACATCATGTACGTCCTCGACGGCACGCTGGTCACGCCGACGCTGGCGTCGGGCTGCCTCGCGGGCATCACGCGCGCCCTCGCCCTCGAGTGGTTGTCGGCCGAGCTCGACGTCGTCGAGCGCGACGCTCCCATCGAGGTCCTGGCCGACGCCGACGAGGTGGTGCTCGTCGGCACGACCCGCGACATCCAGGCCATCTCCCACGTCGACGGCCGCGCGGTCGGCGCGGCCCCCGGCCCGATCACCCAGCGGGCGCAGGCCATCTGGGCCCGCGAGGCGGCCAAGCACTCCGACCCGTAG
- a CDS encoding aspartate aminotransferase family protein, with amino-acid sequence MTPLDPEAARRQKAAKDHLWMHFAPLRSPDGADVPVITRGEGCYVWDDRGRRYLDGLAGLFVVQAGHGRRELAEAAARQAQELAFFPLWSYAHPTAIDLAERLAALAPGDLNRVFFSSGGGEAVETAWKLAKNYFKLVGKPLKHKVISRSIAYHGTTHGALSITGLPTLKQQFEPLVPSTFRVPNTNHYRAPVHEDDLEAFGRWAADQIEVAIEAEGPDTVAAVFLEPVQNAGGCFPPPPGYFQRVREICDAHDVLLVSDEVICAFGRLGTTFGAERYDYVPDMITCAKGLTSGYSPLGATIVSDRLAEPFLRTGTSFAHGYTFGGHPVSCAVAMANLDLFERDGLLEHVRATEGAFRGTLESLLDLPIVGDVRGDGFFYGIELVKDKTTKETFTPEECDRLLRGFLSTALLDAGLYCRADDRGDPVVQLAPPLVADQAQFDEIEQVLRSVLGEAWAKISA; translated from the coding sequence ATGACCCCACTCGACCCCGAGGCCGCTCGACGTCAGAAGGCCGCCAAGGACCACCTGTGGATGCACTTCGCTCCCCTGAGGTCCCCCGACGGTGCCGACGTCCCGGTGATCACCCGCGGCGAGGGCTGCTACGTCTGGGACGACCGCGGCCGTCGCTACCTCGACGGCCTGGCCGGGCTGTTCGTGGTGCAGGCCGGGCACGGGCGCCGCGAGCTGGCCGAGGCCGCGGCCCGGCAGGCCCAGGAGCTCGCGTTCTTCCCGCTCTGGTCCTACGCCCACCCCACCGCGATCGACCTGGCCGAGCGCCTGGCGGCGCTCGCCCCCGGGGACCTCAACCGCGTGTTCTTCTCCAGCGGGGGCGGCGAGGCCGTCGAGACCGCGTGGAAGCTGGCCAAGAACTACTTCAAGCTCGTGGGCAAGCCGCTCAAGCACAAGGTGATCAGCCGGTCGATCGCCTACCACGGCACGACGCACGGTGCGCTCTCCATCACCGGCCTGCCGACGCTGAAGCAGCAGTTCGAGCCCCTCGTGCCGTCGACCTTCCGCGTCCCGAACACCAACCACTACCGGGCCCCGGTGCACGAGGACGACCTGGAGGCGTTCGGACGCTGGGCCGCCGACCAGATCGAGGTCGCCATCGAGGCCGAGGGACCCGACACCGTCGCTGCGGTGTTCCTGGAGCCGGTGCAGAACGCCGGCGGGTGCTTCCCACCCCCACCCGGCTACTTCCAGCGGGTGCGCGAGATCTGCGACGCGCACGACGTGCTCCTCGTCTCCGACGAGGTGATCTGCGCCTTCGGCCGGCTCGGCACCACGTTCGGCGCCGAGCGGTACGACTACGTGCCCGACATGATCACGTGCGCGAAGGGGCTGACGTCCGGCTACTCGCCGCTCGGCGCGACGATCGTGAGCGACCGCCTGGCCGAGCCGTTCCTGCGCACGGGCACGAGCTTCGCCCACGGGTACACCTTCGGCGGCCACCCCGTGTCGTGCGCCGTCGCGATGGCCAACCTCGACCTCTTCGAGCGGGACGGGCTGCTCGAGCACGTGCGAGCGACCGAGGGTGCGTTCCGCGGGACGCTCGAGTCCCTGCTCGACCTGCCGATCGTGGGCGACGTCCGCGGGGACGGGTTCTTCTACGGCATCGAGCTGGTGAAGGACAAGACCACCAAGGAGACCTTCACGCCCGAGGAGTGCGACCGTCTGCTGCGCGGGTTCCTGTCCACGGCGCTGCTCGACGCCGGTCTCTACTGCCGCGCCGACGACCGTGGCGACCCGGTGGTGCAGCTCGCGCCGCCGCTGGTCGCCGACCAGGCCCAGTTCGACGAGATCGAACAGGTGCTGCGTTCCGTGCTCGGTGAGGCATGGGCGAAGATCTCCGCATGA
- a CDS encoding APC family permease, which yields MSEVEGTGPGSTTTAGKKGLKANAIGFWEGLSIGLDATAPAYSIAAVLGSMVVVAGIHAPAVIWLSFVPMFLIAGAFLYMNRADTDCGTTFSWVTRAMGPWIGWIGGWAVFTTGVLVIGSLADVAARYLFVMVGADDLAANRTVVITVAVVIVLVMTWLCVRGTEASAKFQVWLVFAQVGALLLFVLVAVVRLFMGNLPAGATNPDWSWLSPSGLTSDQLVSGLLIGVFIYWGWESAVNLSEESEDGDTAPGRAGIWSTVILVVTYLGVGIVTIAAGGVDFVTGYDDDDALFGAIGDLVLGPFAFILLLSIITSGIASTQTTILPASRVSLSMASAGAFPRIFSRIHPSYGTPSFSTWFIGGVAILWYVGASAVSDNFLFDSISALSLMIAFYYALTGVACAIYWRRRLFTSVKAFLLIGVGPLVGAATLFYLLFESVRSLADPEASYSGTSVLGVGLPLAIAVFFLGLGLVLMLVWRFTVGAAFFSRKGFETVSDAVALAALGPTRPGAALPKDGE from the coding sequence ATGTCTGAGGTCGAGGGAACCGGGCCGGGCAGCACGACCACGGCAGGCAAGAAGGGTCTGAAGGCCAACGCGATCGGGTTCTGGGAGGGCCTCTCGATCGGGCTCGACGCCACGGCGCCGGCCTACTCGATCGCCGCGGTCCTCGGCTCGATGGTGGTCGTGGCCGGCATCCATGCGCCCGCGGTGATCTGGCTGTCGTTCGTGCCGATGTTCCTCATCGCCGGCGCGTTCCTCTACATGAACCGCGCCGACACGGACTGTGGAACCACGTTCTCCTGGGTCACGCGGGCGATGGGGCCCTGGATCGGCTGGATCGGCGGCTGGGCCGTCTTCACCACCGGCGTCCTCGTGATCGGCTCCCTCGCCGACGTGGCCGCGCGCTACCTGTTCGTCATGGTCGGCGCCGACGACCTCGCCGCGAACCGCACCGTCGTCATCACCGTGGCCGTCGTGATCGTGCTGGTCATGACGTGGCTCTGTGTCCGGGGGACCGAGGCGTCGGCCAAGTTCCAGGTCTGGCTCGTCTTCGCCCAGGTCGGTGCACTGCTGCTGTTCGTCCTCGTGGCGGTCGTGCGTCTGTTCATGGGCAACCTGCCCGCCGGGGCGACCAACCCCGACTGGAGCTGGCTCAGCCCGTCGGGCCTGACCTCCGACCAGCTGGTCAGCGGGCTGCTCATCGGCGTGTTCATCTACTGGGGCTGGGAGAGCGCGGTCAACCTCTCGGAGGAGTCCGAGGACGGTGACACCGCTCCCGGCCGGGCCGGGATCTGGAGCACGGTGATCCTGGTGGTCACGTACCTCGGGGTCGGCATCGTCACCATCGCCGCCGGTGGCGTGGACTTCGTGACCGGCTACGACGACGACGACGCCCTGTTCGGCGCCATCGGGGACCTGGTGCTCGGGCCGTTCGCGTTCATCCTCCTGCTCTCGATCATCACCTCGGGCATCGCGTCCACCCAGACGACGATCCTGCCCGCGTCCCGCGTCTCCTTGTCGATGGCGAGCGCCGGGGCGTTCCCGAGGATCTTCTCGCGCATCCACCCGAGCTACGGCACGCCGTCGTTCAGCACGTGGTTCATCGGCGGCGTCGCGATCCTCTGGTACGTCGGCGCGAGCGCGGTGAGCGACAACTTCCTGTTCGACTCGATCTCGGCGCTCTCGCTCATGATCGCCTTCTACTACGCCCTCACCGGCGTGGCGTGCGCGATCTACTGGCGACGCCGCCTGTTCACGTCGGTCAAGGCGTTCCTGCTCATCGGGGTCGGCCCGCTGGTGGGTGCCGCGACGCTCTTCTACCTGCTGTTCGAGTCGGTGCGCTCCCTGGCCGACCCCGAGGCGTCCTACAGCGGCACCTCGGTGCTGGGCGTGGGTCTGCCGCTCGCGATCGCCGTGTTCTTCCTCGGACTCGGTCTCGTGCTCATGCTCGTGTGGCGGTTCACGGTGGGCGCGGCGTTCTTCAGCCGCAAGGGCTTCGAGACGGTCTCGGACGCGGTGGCCCTCGCTGCTCTGGGACCGACGCGCCCGGGCGCGGCGCTGCCCAAGGACGGGGAGTGA
- a CDS encoding YbaK/EbsC family protein — translation MSIETARAHLARFGRGDDVVETSGSSATVELAAAELGVEPARIAKTLGFYGAEPGTSILVVAAGDARVDNAAFKAAFGIKARMLKPDDVEALTGHAIGGVCPFANPDVAAVHLDASLRRFASVFPAVGNAASAVELTPDELEVVAEPVGWVQVTKDPAPAS, via the coding sequence ATGTCGATCGAGACCGCCCGCGCCCACCTCGCCCGCTTCGGTCGAGGCGACGACGTCGTGGAGACGTCGGGGTCCAGCGCCACCGTCGAGCTCGCTGCCGCCGAGCTGGGTGTCGAGCCGGCACGGATCGCGAAGACGTTGGGCTTCTACGGAGCCGAGCCGGGCACGAGCATCCTCGTGGTGGCGGCCGGCGACGCCCGGGTCGACAACGCGGCGTTCAAGGCCGCCTTCGGCATCAAGGCGCGCATGCTGAAGCCCGACGACGTCGAGGCCCTCACCGGGCACGCCATCGGCGGTGTGTGCCCGTTCGCCAACCCCGACGTCGCCGCCGTGCACCTCGACGCCTCACTACGGCGCTTCGCGTCGGTGTTCCCGGCCGTCGGCAACGCCGCGTCGGCCGTGGAGCTGACGCCAGACGAGCTCGAGGTCGTGGCCGAGCCGGTGGGCTGGGTCCAGGTCACGAAGGACCCCGCGCCGGCGTCCTGA
- a CDS encoding YihY/virulence factor BrkB family protein has protein sequence MAAERVARPAAVDLLARVTARTVSRCITHRVTGLAAEAAFFAILSLPPLVFGLAGTIGFVAERYDVAQVDVLKDRVLDLSSQALTQGTVDQVIAPTLDEVLSSGRIDVVSIGFVLALWSGSRALNVFLDTISILYGLGGVRGIVKTRALSFSLYVVALALAIIVVPLVLAGPEVAASIVPSQLSVLEPLYWPAVLLVSVGFLASLYHLAVPVKVSWRSGLPGAFFTMGLWIGGSLLVRWALGFSTGGTSIYGPLAAPIAVLLWLYVLSIAVLIGAAINASLDEQRHPRVDR, from the coding sequence ATGGCGGCTGAACGGGTAGCACGCCCGGCGGCTGTCGACCTGCTGGCGCGGGTCACGGCACGCACCGTGTCGCGCTGCATCACCCACCGGGTCACCGGGCTCGCGGCCGAGGCCGCGTTCTTCGCGATCCTGTCGTTGCCGCCGCTCGTCTTCGGGCTCGCCGGCACGATCGGCTTCGTCGCGGAGCGCTACGACGTCGCGCAGGTCGACGTGCTCAAGGACCGCGTGCTCGACCTGTCGTCGCAGGCCCTGACCCAGGGCACCGTCGACCAGGTCATCGCGCCGACCCTGGACGAGGTGCTGAGCTCGGGCCGCATCGACGTGGTGTCCATCGGCTTCGTGCTGGCCCTGTGGTCGGGGTCGAGGGCGCTCAACGTCTTCCTCGACACGATCTCGATCCTCTACGGGCTCGGCGGGGTGCGCGGCATCGTCAAGACCCGCGCCCTGTCGTTCTCGCTGTACGTGGTGGCGCTGGCGCTCGCGATCATCGTGGTCCCGCTCGTCCTGGCCGGGCCGGAGGTGGCGGCCTCGATCGTGCCCTCCCAGCTGTCGGTGCTGGAGCCGCTGTACTGGCCGGCGGTGCTGCTCGTCTCCGTGGGGTTCCTCGCGTCGCTCTACCACCTGGCCGTCCCCGTGAAGGTGTCGTGGCGCTCCGGGCTGCCCGGGGCCTTCTTCACGATGGGTTTGTGGATCGGCGGCAGCCTGCTCGTCCGCTGGGCCCTGGGGTTCTCCACGGGCGGCACGTCGATCTACGGCCCGCTGGCAGCTCCGATCGCCGTGCTGCTGTGGTTGTACGTCCTGTCGATCGCGGTGCTCATCGGTGCTGCGATCAACGCCTCGCTCGACGAGCAACGCCACCCCCGCGTCGACCGCTAG
- a CDS encoding Lrp/AsnC family transcriptional regulator — translation MTAPALDQVAKRIIALLQADGRMSYAAIGKEVGLSEAAVRQRVQKLTEAGVINIVAVTDPMQLGFAREAMIAIRANGPLEPLADALAEIPEVDYVVITAGSFDLILELVCESDEHLLTVLSEKIRSREDVMSTETFMYLKLVKQTYSWGVPD, via the coding sequence ATGACCGCACCCGCGCTCGACCAGGTCGCCAAGCGCATCATCGCGCTGCTCCAGGCCGACGGCCGCATGTCCTACGCCGCGATCGGCAAGGAGGTCGGCCTGTCGGAGGCAGCGGTGCGCCAACGCGTGCAGAAGCTCACCGAGGCCGGCGTCATCAACATCGTCGCGGTCACCGACCCGATGCAGCTCGGCTTCGCCCGCGAGGCCATGATCGCCATCCGGGCCAACGGTCCGCTCGAGCCCCTCGCCGACGCCCTGGCCGAGATCCCGGAGGTCGACTACGTCGTCATCACGGCCGGCTCGTTCGACCTCATCCTCGAGCTGGTGTGCGAGAGCGACGAGCACCTGCTGACGGTGCTGTCGGAGAAGATCCGGTCCCGCGAGGACGTGATGAGCACCGAGACCTTCATGTACCTCAAGCTGGTCAAGCAGACCTACTCGTGGGGCGTCCCGGACTGA